One region of Hydrogenobaculum sp. Y04AAS1 genomic DNA includes:
- the rph gene encoding ribonuclease PH has product MRKNNRKLDELRPIRIQRDFNIHAEGSCLVEFGNTRVICTASIAESVPPFLKGKNQGWITAEYSMLPRATATRNMRESVTGKIGGRTHEIQRMIGRAMRAVIDLTKIGERTIWIDCDVIQADGGTRTASIVGAFIAMTDAIIKLNEQKLINSVPIRDTVGAVSVGIVNDRLMLDLDFEEDSNAAVDMTIVATGNGEMVEIHSLGEEATYTRKEFEAMLDLGLESLKQIAELQNVFYEKMPSINLWKRKSVKEAKL; this is encoded by the coding sequence ATGAGGAAAAACAATAGAAAACTTGACGAATTAAGACCAATAAGGATTCAAAGAGACTTCAATATACATGCGGAGGGCTCTTGTTTGGTAGAGTTTGGTAATACAAGGGTAATATGTACAGCGTCTATAGCCGAGAGCGTGCCACCTTTTTTAAAAGGTAAAAACCAAGGATGGATAACGGCAGAATATTCTATGTTGCCAAGGGCCACAGCCACAAGAAATATGAGAGAATCGGTGACTGGCAAAATAGGCGGAAGAACACACGAGATCCAAAGAATGATAGGAAGGGCTATGAGGGCTGTCATCGACCTTACAAAAATAGGTGAAAGAACCATATGGATAGATTGTGATGTTATACAAGCAGATGGCGGTACAAGAACCGCTTCAATAGTCGGCGCTTTTATAGCTATGACTGATGCTATAATAAAGTTAAACGAACAGAAGCTTATAAACTCTGTACCTATAAGGGATACGGTAGGAGCTGTATCTGTGGGAATAGTAAACGATCGATTAATGCTTGACCTTGATTTTGAAGAAGATTCAAATGCCGCTGTAGATATGACTATAGTGGCAACTGGAAATGGCGAGATGGTGGAGATACATTCTTTGGGAGAAGAGGCTACTTATACGAGGAAAGAGTTTGAAGCTATGCTGGATCTTGGATTGGAGAGTTTGAAGCAAATAGCAGAGCTTCAAAATGTTTTTTATGAAAAAATGCCGTCTATAAACCTTTGGAAGAGGAAAAGTGTTAAAGAGGCTAAGCTATGA